In Polaribacter sp. L3A8, a genomic segment contains:
- a CDS encoding FAD:protein FMN transferase, whose protein sequence is MILKNKIIFITFILVLISCAEKKTTKDFTLKGYVFGTSYKIVFLDAPQNYQKSIDSLFFLMNKSLSTYMPESNISKINKGDSTVVVDDLFLEVFKKSKRIYKETDGYFDPTVGNLVNAWGFGPKREKINLTEAQVKQEMLYVGLDKVTIVDGKVKKQDPNIYLDFNSIAKGFGIDVVARFLDRKNIANYLVEIGGEIRAKGVKKENHPWVIKLVNPIKKDSTKGFRNINLSNKSMATSGNYRKFRITKDGRKYVHTVNPKTGYAIESSLLSASVIANLDCADTDAYATAFMAMGLNKAKEFLQKHKNIDAILLFIDEKGKLKEYKTNAYE, encoded by the coding sequence ATGATACTTAAAAATAAAATTATTTTTATAACATTTATATTGGTTCTTATTTCTTGTGCTGAAAAAAAGACAACAAAAGATTTTACTTTAAAAGGATATGTTTTTGGAACATCTTATAAAATAGTGTTTTTAGATGCACCTCAAAACTATCAGAAATCTATTGATAGTTTGTTTTTTTTAATGAATAAGTCATTATCAACCTACATGCCTGAGTCTAATATTTCTAAAATTAATAAAGGAGATTCTACCGTTGTTGTAGATGATTTGTTTTTGGAAGTTTTTAAAAAATCGAAAAGAATTTATAAAGAAACCGATGGGTATTTCGATCCAACGGTTGGCAACCTTGTAAATGCTTGGGGTTTTGGACCAAAAAGAGAAAAAATAAATTTAACGGAAGCGCAGGTAAAACAAGAAATGCTCTATGTTGGTTTAGATAAAGTTACCATTGTTGATGGTAAAGTTAAAAAGCAGGATCCTAACATTTACTTAGATTTTAATTCTATAGCTAAAGGATTTGGAATTGATGTGGTTGCTCGTTTTTTAGATCGTAAAAATATTGCCAATTATTTAGTGGAAATTGGAGGCGAAATTAGAGCAAAAGGAGTAAAAAAGGAAAACCATCCTTGGGTTATTAAATTGGTAAACCCCATAAAAAAAGATAGTACTAAGGGGTTTAGAAATATCAATTTATCTAACAAATCTATGGCAACTTCTGGTAATTATAGAAAATTTAGAATCACCAAAGATGGGCGAAAATATGTGCACACAGTAAATCCGAAAACAGGGTATGCAATAGAAAGTAGTTTGTTAAGTGCTTCTGTAATAGCTAATTTAGATTGTGCAGATACAGATGCGTATGCTACTGCTTTTATGGCAATGGGACTAAATAAAGCTAAAGAATTTTTACAAAAACATAAAAATATAGATGCTATTTTATTGTTTATTGATGAAAAAGGAAAATTAAAAGAATATAAGACAAATGCCTATGAGTAG
- a CDS encoding 3-ketoacyl-ACP reductase — protein MEKLKNKKAIITGGGRGLGKATALAFAKEGINIAITGRNETVLKETVAELKALGVNAIYAVFDVGNYEGVKTGINNIINTFGTVDILVNNAGIAAFGTLNDMEVSKWTQIIQTNVMGMYYVTKEVLPYLIAKNEGDIFNVASTAGLSGNATTSAYSASKFAVIGMSESLMKEVRKNNIRVCTLTPSTIASDMSIELGIANKDSEDRVLQPEDFAELIVAGLKLPRRAMLKGASLWSTNP, from the coding sequence ATGGAAAAATTAAAAAACAAAAAAGCAATTATAACTGGTGGAGGAAGAGGTCTTGGAAAAGCAACTGCACTTGCATTTGCTAAAGAAGGAATTAATATAGCCATTACAGGTAGAAATGAAACTGTTTTAAAAGAAACGGTTGCAGAATTAAAAGCACTTGGTGTTAACGCTATTTACGCTGTTTTTGATGTTGGCAATTATGAAGGAGTAAAAACAGGAATTAATAACATTATAAACACATTTGGTACTGTAGATATTTTGGTAAACAATGCAGGAATTGCTGCTTTTGGAACGCTTAACGATATGGAAGTTAGCAAATGGACCCAAATTATTCAGACCAACGTAATGGGTATGTATTACGTTACTAAAGAAGTTTTACCCTATTTAATAGCTAAAAACGAAGGTGATATATTTAATGTAGCATCTACTGCAGGACTTAGCGGAAACGCAACCACATCTGCTTACTCAGCATCTAAATTTGCAGTTATCGGTATGTCGGAATCTTTAATGAAAGAAGTACGTAAAAACAATATTAGAGTTTGCACACTAACACCTAGTACTATTGCATCAGACATGTCTATAGAACTAGGTATTGCAAATAAAGATTCTGAAGACCGTGTTTTACAGCCAGAAGATTTTGCAGAATTAATTGTTGCAGGATTAAAATTACCAAGAAGAGCCATGCTTAAAGGTGCTTCTTTATGGTCTACAAACCCATAA
- a CDS encoding helix-turn-helix domain-containing protein → MKTQKEHWRKKSYQKATLELKLSVVDQIQNGQISTNFASKKYDVPRTIIGYWIKKYSTLVQQNTGMSKLDEIKKLKERIEELEFVKDFQQDIIADMEIITGVDLSKKSLPKTLAKEIELKKKNRLKENGSISVLGLVNKPFTKEKK, encoded by the coding sequence ATGAAAACACAAAAAGAACACTGGCGAAAAAAAAGCTATCAAAAAGCAACACTTGAACTCAAATTATCTGTCGTTGACCAAATTCAAAATGGCCAGATTTCTACTAACTTTGCTTCCAAAAAATATGACGTTCCAAGAACAATAATTGGGTATTGGATCAAAAAATATAGTACTTTAGTCCAACAAAACACAGGTATGAGTAAATTAGATGAAATTAAAAAACTAAAGGAGCGTATTGAAGAACTGGAGTTTGTAAAGGATTTTCAGCAAGATATTATTGCAGATATGGAAATTATTACTGGCGTCGATTTATCAAAAAAGTCGTTACCCAAAACATTAGCGAAAGAGATAGAACTAAAAAAGAAAAACCGTTTAAAAGAAAATGGTTCTATCAGTGTTTTGGGATTAGTAAACAAGCCTTTTACAAAAGAGAAAAAGTAA
- a CDS encoding OmpA/MotB family protein produces the protein MKKISFLLLTAITVSSCVSKKEFASLQAEHTETKTELLDTKASLQKCLIENEKESTKVFTLTEQVKTLKEDKKGALKQVENLTVLTQSSSDNIKNVISQLSEKDKYINGVRKAMSQKDSLNLAIKYHLTKNLTDGIQDKDIEVNVEKTVVFISISDKLLFKSGSYNVNENAYSVLDKIAKVIKDQPEMEVMIEGHTDTTPIKRNLIQDNWDLSVLRATSITRVLQYKFGVKPARLIAAGRSQYVPLVPNDSSVNKAKNRRTKIIIMPKLNQFFDLLEQDKE, from the coding sequence ATGAAAAAAATATCATTCTTATTATTAACTGCTATTACGGTAAGTTCTTGTGTTTCTAAAAAAGAATTTGCTTCTTTACAAGCAGAACATACCGAAACAAAAACAGAGTTATTAGATACAAAAGCTAGTTTACAAAAGTGTCTAATTGAAAACGAAAAAGAGTCTACCAAAGTGTTTACCTTAACAGAACAGGTAAAAACATTAAAAGAGGATAAAAAAGGTGCCTTAAAACAAGTTGAAAACTTAACAGTTTTAACTCAATCGTCTTCTGATAACATTAAAAATGTTATTTCTCAATTAAGTGAAAAAGACAAATATATTAACGGTGTTAGAAAAGCAATGAGTCAGAAAGATTCATTAAATCTTGCTATTAAGTATCATTTAACTAAAAACTTAACAGACGGAATTCAAGATAAAGACATTGAAGTAAATGTAGAAAAAACGGTAGTATTTATTTCTATTTCTGATAAATTATTATTTAAAAGCGGTAGTTATAACGTAAACGAAAATGCATACAGTGTTTTAGATAAGATTGCGAAAGTAATTAAAGATCAACCAGAAATGGAAGTGATGATTGAAGGACATACAGATACAACTCCTATAAAGAGAAATTTAATTCAAGACAACTGGGATTTATCTGTATTAAGAGCTACTTCTATAACAAGAGTTTTACAGTATAAATTTGGTGTTAAACCAGCAAGATTAATTGCTGCGGGTAGAAGTCAATATGTACCATTAGTACCTAATGATTCTAGTGTTAACAAAGCAAAAAACAGAAGAACAAAAATTATTATCATGCCTAAATTAAATCAATTTTTTGATTTGTTAGAGCAAGATAAAGAGTAA